One segment of Sphingomonas qomolangmaensis DNA contains the following:
- a CDS encoding pyridoxal phosphate-dependent decarboxylase family protein, with amino-acid sequence MSAQDRTLDPQDWEAFRTLARRMVDDMVDHLATLAEQPAWQPMPERVLHSFDAAAPQEGIGEEAVYQRFLEDVLPYPNGNLHPRFFGWVQGNGTPLGMMADMLAAGMNPHMAGFNQAPVLVEEQTIRWMAELMDFPPGADGILVGGGSSANMLGLALARNEGIAADVRTTGVRGADRPVAIYASTETHGWIAKAAELLGLGRAACRAVAVGDDYRIDTDALKQAIARDRADGIDPICVIGTAGTVNTGATDDLPALAQICRDEKLWFHIDGAFGALAAWSPELKPIVAGLEQADSVAFDLHKWAYLPFTVACLLVRDGGVLTRSFASRAHYLAETDRGVAAGGMRFADRGVELTREFRALKLWMNLKAYGVRAFGDLILQNVEQARSLAGRVEAHAELELLAPVPLNIVCFRYCTGADRDDAFWNRVNGELLLRMQETGVAVPSSTVLDGRFAIRCCFVNHRTRASDIDLLVAAAVDIGRAVTAEMEG; translated from the coding sequence ATGAGCGCCCAAGACCGCACCCTCGACCCGCAGGATTGGGAAGCATTTCGGACGCTCGCGCGGCGGATGGTCGACGACATGGTCGATCACCTCGCCACGCTGGCCGAGCAGCCGGCGTGGCAGCCGATGCCCGAACGCGTGCTGCACAGCTTCGACGCCGCCGCGCCGCAGGAGGGCATCGGCGAGGAGGCAGTCTATCAACGCTTCCTCGAAGACGTCCTCCCCTATCCCAATGGCAATCTTCACCCGCGCTTCTTCGGCTGGGTGCAGGGCAACGGCACCCCGCTGGGCATGATGGCCGACATGCTCGCGGCAGGAATGAACCCGCACATGGCGGGCTTCAACCAGGCCCCGGTGCTGGTCGAGGAACAGACCATCCGCTGGATGGCCGAGCTGATGGACTTTCCGCCGGGCGCCGACGGTATCCTGGTCGGCGGGGGATCGTCGGCGAACATGCTCGGGCTGGCGCTCGCGCGCAATGAAGGCATCGCCGCCGACGTGCGCACCACCGGGGTGCGCGGCGCCGATCGCCCGGTAGCGATCTACGCCTCGACCGAGACGCATGGCTGGATCGCCAAGGCCGCCGAATTGCTGGGGTTGGGGCGCGCCGCGTGCCGCGCGGTGGCCGTCGGCGACGATTATCGGATCGACACCGACGCGCTCAAGCAAGCGATCGCGCGCGACCGTGCGGATGGCATCGATCCGATCTGCGTCATCGGCACCGCGGGTACCGTCAACACCGGCGCGACCGACGACCTGCCCGCGCTTGCGCAAATCTGCCGCGACGAGAAGCTATGGTTCCATATCGATGGCGCCTTCGGGGCGCTGGCGGCATGGAGCCCCGAACTCAAGCCGATCGTCGCCGGGCTCGAACAGGCCGATTCGGTGGCGTTCGACCTGCACAAATGGGCCTATCTTCCCTTCACCGTTGCCTGCCTGCTGGTCCGCGACGGCGGGGTGCTGACGCGCAGCTTCGCCAGCCGCGCGCATTATCTGGCCGAAACCGACCGCGGCGTCGCCGCCGGGGGCATGCGCTTCGCCGACCGCGGCGTCGAGCTGACCCGCGAATTCCGCGCGCTCAAATTATGGATGAACCTGAAGGCCTATGGCGTGCGCGCCTTCGGCGACCTGATCCTGCAGAATGTCGAACAGGCGCGCAGTTTGGCGGGTCGGGTCGAAGCGCACGCCGAGCTCGAATTGCTCGCGCCGGTACCGCTCAACATCGTCTGCTTCCGCTATTGCACCGGCGCCGATCGCGACGACGCCTTCTGGAACCGCGTCAACGGCGAGCTGCTGCTCCGAATGCAGGAGACCGGCGTCGCGGTCCCGTCGAGCACCGTCCTCGACGGTCGGTTCGCGATCCGCTGCTGCTTCGTCAACCATCGCACGCGTGCGTCGGACATCGACCTACTCGTCGCCGCCGCGGTCGACATAGGCCGCGCGGTAACCGCCGAGATGGAGGGGTGA
- a CDS encoding methyltransferase, which translates to MNFTSMKLDPAALAAIREVLDDTMYALVDFRLALEAPISPTGFPRAEQLGAVIARLDPSTRAIFALLRLGQSVDAEGLEASALGGAIDALARSGLIERRGDAWRTVDLLLVPIEGVYLFVSTPPSYPTATRPADVWFDLSSYVLAKALPSTLADESVLDLCCGSGVQGILCATRGARSVLGLDINEGAVRLARINAALNRVAERTEFRVSDGVDALAQGERFDLVICNTPYAPVTGGALTIERIGNRVLIDMIDSIPGAMTAKGRAILAAWRSAGLRGRTAQHDYLAARLAQAGLGTRAFVERAPDTREGVLKILAADAEAALGAEPAQILAARAAELLASAPIDGFYNQLIRCERRVPEAQTFGLDLAPVGDSR; encoded by the coding sequence ATGAATTTCACCTCGATGAAGCTCGATCCAGCCGCGTTGGCCGCGATCCGCGAGGTGCTCGACGATACGATGTACGCGCTCGTCGATTTTCGCCTGGCGCTCGAAGCGCCGATCAGCCCCACCGGCTTTCCCCGCGCCGAGCAGCTTGGTGCGGTCATCGCGCGGCTCGATCCATCGACCCGCGCAATCTTCGCGCTGCTGCGGCTAGGACAATCCGTCGATGCGGAAGGGCTCGAGGCATCGGCGCTCGGCGGCGCGATCGACGCGCTGGCGCGCAGCGGGCTGATCGAACGGCGGGGGGATGCGTGGCGTACCGTCGACCTGCTGCTGGTGCCGATCGAAGGCGTGTATCTGTTCGTAAGCACCCCGCCCTCCTACCCCACCGCGACCCGCCCCGCCGATGTGTGGTTCGATCTTTCGTCTTACGTGCTGGCCAAGGCGCTCCCGTCGACGCTGGCGGACGAAAGCGTCCTCGACCTGTGCTGCGGAAGCGGCGTGCAGGGGATATTGTGCGCAACGCGCGGCGCGCGATCGGTGCTGGGGCTCGACATCAACGAGGGGGCGGTGCGGCTTGCCCGGATCAACGCCGCGCTCAACCGGGTGGCCGAGCGCACCGAATTTCGCGTTTCAGACGGCGTCGACGCGCTGGCGCAGGGCGAGCGTTTCGATCTGGTGATCTGTAACACCCCTTATGCGCCCGTCACCGGCGGAGCGCTGACGATCGAGCGGATCGGCAACCGCGTGCTGATCGACATGATCGATTCGATCCCCGGCGCGATGACCGCCAAGGGGCGGGCGATCCTGGCGGCATGGCGTTCGGCGGGGCTGCGCGGCCGCACCGCGCAGCACGACTATCTCGCCGCGCGCCTCGCACAGGCCGGGCTCGGCACGCGCGCCTTTGTCGAGCGCGCGCCCGACACGCGCGAGGGGGTGTTGAAAATCCTCGCCGCCGATGCCGAGGCGGCCTTGGGCGCCGAGCCGGCGCAGATACTTGCCGCCCGCGCGGCGGAATTGCTTGCCAGCGCGCCGATCGATGGGTTCTACAACCAGCTCATCCGCTGCGAGCGCCGCGTACCAGAGGCTCAAACCTTCGGGCTCGATCTCGCGCCCGTAGGAGATTCGCGATGA
- a CDS encoding amino acid adenylation domain-containing protein, with protein sequence MNSARLADVAPIAADTGEDCYAFPASFAQRRLWFLHQLHPDSPAYSMVAAFRVTGALDIDLLERSLSNLVARHETLRTRFGVSAGEPLQLIAPEATIAIARIDLAGTDAEARAQAWLAAEARRPFDLERGPLLRAAVLRLGDDAHILSVSMHHIVSDGWSLGVLMRELSELYAAHLEARTPALEPLAVQYADYSAWQHDWLQGEVLDAQIAYWRDALEGVPTMLDLPLDRPRAARQRQRGAQHRLRIDPALAERLRGFARGEGATLYMLLLAGFQALLSRYTGQQRLLVGSPIAGRTQRETEGLIGFFVNTLVLRGDLGGDPGLAALLAQVRETTLSAFAHQDVPFEKLVEALAPQRDLSRSPLFQAMFILQNAPAGELALGDARLEPVAIDNGTAKFDLTLALEEAGDGGIEGYCEYDRDLFDRETIARFADHYVRLLSRALDDPAMPIARIDFLSDAERHRLLHDWNDTKAAYLDKTLHQLFEEQAAATPEATAVAGPWGALTYRALEARANRLARLLIDRGAGPETTVALLIEPGAELIVALLAVLKSGAAYVPIDPGFPARRIDYIVDQSGAIAKLTDRGDGARGWLDIAALEALAAPYPATPPHVAAGPGNLAYVIYTSGSTGRPKGVAVEHRQVSSYAHAVTQRFGFAPDAHYALLQPIAVDSSNTMLMPWLCFGGTLHVLPRRDVLDPQAIARYFGDAPMDVLKIAPSHLAELLRASDDPRLLPRAALVLGGEASRWDWLRQAVLPRLPEPARAYIHYGPTETTVGVLTNAVDPDESASAPVVPLGRPLGNVDVHVVDPKGALVPIGVTGEIRIGGDSVARGYLGRAGLTAERFVPDSHARQPGARAYRTGDLARRLADGRIAILGRADTQMKIGGYRIEPGEIETVLLDHPAVATALVVGRDTAAGDRILVAYHVAHAGAGDATDLRAWLRERLPDYMVPSAFVPLEAFPLSAQGKVDLNALPPPCAAAPAAPSALLGPVEQRLAQLWRELLGIETLGRDDSFFELGGYSLLVIRMLARVRRQERQAIAPVDFLDRPTIGGLADLLGAQPARRAGLLIPLQRLGSAPPLVCVHPIGGDVLGYAGLAQALGDHRPMLALRSPPGGAGATIEAIAERYVGELLRSFPDARCLLGGWSFGGLVAFEMVRQLEARGLRTAGLVLLDTHLREPDRAAPDDEDLLTRFAGDFAATLGRDTVGDAATFAALDRRARRTMLSAELFAADLIEADTDAALDAHLSTFAAHADAAARYRPGRIGQAITLFAADRGTGLPRLGECWANRTTGALRGRLVAGDHYSMLRPPHVAGLAAALAQSFPASDVARRVA encoded by the coding sequence ATGAATAGCGCGCGCTTGGCCGATGTCGCCCCGATTGCCGCCGATACGGGGGAGGATTGCTATGCCTTTCCGGCATCGTTCGCGCAACGCCGGCTGTGGTTTCTCCACCAGCTCCACCCCGACAGCCCGGCCTATTCGATGGTGGCGGCGTTCCGCGTCACCGGCGCGCTCGACATCGACCTGCTCGAGCGATCGCTGAGCAACCTCGTCGCGCGGCACGAGACGCTGCGGACCCGCTTCGGGGTCTCGGCGGGCGAGCCGCTCCAGCTGATCGCGCCCGAAGCGACGATCGCGATCGCGCGGATCGACCTGGCGGGCACCGATGCCGAGGCGCGGGCGCAGGCGTGGCTCGCGGCCGAGGCGCGGCGGCCCTTCGATCTCGAGCGCGGCCCCCTGCTGCGCGCTGCGGTGCTGCGGCTCGGTGACGACGCGCACATCCTGTCGGTGAGCATGCATCATATCGTCTCCGACGGCTGGTCGCTGGGCGTGCTGATGCGCGAGCTGTCCGAGCTCTACGCCGCGCACCTTGAAGCGCGGACGCCCGCGCTCGAGCCGCTCGCGGTGCAATATGCCGATTACAGCGCCTGGCAGCACGACTGGCTGCAGGGCGAGGTGCTCGACGCGCAGATCGCCTATTGGCGCGATGCGCTCGAAGGCGTGCCGACGATGCTCGACCTGCCGCTCGATCGCCCGCGCGCCGCGCGCCAGCGCCAGCGCGGCGCGCAGCATCGGCTGCGGATCGACCCGGCGCTTGCCGAGCGGCTGCGCGGCTTCGCGCGCGGCGAGGGCGCGACCTTGTACATGCTGCTGCTCGCGGGGTTCCAGGCATTGCTGTCGCGCTACACCGGGCAGCAGCGGCTGCTCGTCGGATCGCCGATCGCCGGGCGGACGCAGCGCGAGACCGAGGGGCTGATCGGCTTCTTCGTCAACACCCTCGTGCTGCGCGGCGATCTCGGCGGCGATCCCGGGCTCGCCGCGCTGCTCGCGCAGGTGCGCGAGACCACGCTGTCGGCGTTCGCGCATCAGGACGTGCCGTTCGAGAAGCTGGTCGAGGCGCTCGCGCCGCAGCGCGATCTCAGCCGCTCACCGCTGTTCCAGGCGATGTTCATCCTCCAGAACGCGCCGGCGGGCGAACTGGCGCTCGGCGATGCGCGGCTCGAACCGGTCGCGATCGACAACGGCACCGCCAAGTTCGACCTCACGCTCGCGCTCGAGGAAGCCGGCGACGGCGGAATCGAGGGCTATTGCGAATATGATCGCGACCTGTTCGATCGCGAGACGATCGCGCGGTTCGCCGATCATTATGTCCGGCTGCTGTCGCGCGCGCTCGACGACCCGGCGATGCCAATCGCGCGGATCGACTTCCTGTCCGACGCCGAACGCCACCGCCTGCTCCACGACTGGAACGACACCAAGGCGGCCTATCTCGACAAGACGCTCCACCAGCTGTTCGAGGAACAGGCCGCCGCCACTCCCGAGGCGACCGCGGTGGCAGGCCCCTGGGGCGCACTCACCTATCGCGCGCTTGAAGCCCGCGCGAACCGATTGGCGCGGCTGCTCATCGACCGCGGCGCCGGGCCCGAAACCACCGTCGCGCTGTTGATCGAGCCTGGCGCCGAATTGATCGTCGCATTGCTCGCGGTGCTCAAATCGGGTGCGGCCTATGTGCCGATCGATCCGGGCTTTCCAGCGCGGCGGATCGACTACATCGTCGATCAATCGGGCGCGATCGCGAAGCTCACCGATCGGGGCGATGGTGCGCGCGGATGGCTCGACATTGCGGCGCTCGAAGCGCTGGCCGCGCCCTATCCCGCAACGCCGCCGCACGTCGCGGCAGGGCCCGGGAACCTGGCTTACGTCATCTACACTTCGGGCTCTACCGGGCGGCCTAAGGGGGTCGCGGTCGAACATCGCCAGGTGTCGAGCTACGCGCATGCGGTCACCCAAAGGTTCGGCTTCGCACCCGACGCGCATTATGCGCTGCTCCAGCCGATCGCGGTCGATTCGTCGAACACCATGCTGATGCCTTGGCTCTGCTTTGGCGGCACCCTCCACGTGCTGCCCCGACGCGACGTTCTCGATCCGCAGGCGATCGCGCGCTATTTCGGTGATGCGCCGATGGACGTGCTCAAGATCGCGCCGTCGCACCTTGCCGAACTGTTGCGCGCGTCGGACGACCCGCGGCTGCTGCCACGCGCCGCGCTGGTGCTGGGGGGTGAGGCTTCGCGCTGGGACTGGCTGCGACAGGCGGTGCTGCCACGGCTGCCCGAACCAGCCCGCGCCTATATCCACTATGGCCCCACCGAAACCACCGTCGGCGTGCTGACCAACGCGGTCGATCCCGACGAAAGCGCCAGCGCGCCGGTGGTGCCGCTGGGGCGACCATTGGGCAATGTCGATGTCCATGTCGTCGATCCCAAGGGGGCGCTGGTTCCGATCGGCGTGACGGGTGAGATACGGATCGGCGGCGACAGTGTCGCGCGCGGATATCTCGGCCGCGCGGGACTTACCGCCGAACGCTTCGTCCCCGATTCTCACGCCCGGCAGCCGGGCGCGCGGGCGTATCGGACCGGCGATCTGGCGCGGCGGCTGGCCGATGGGCGGATCGCGATCCTCGGCCGCGCCGACACCCAGATGAAGATCGGGGGGTATCGCATCGAGCCCGGCGAGATCGAAACGGTGCTGCTCGATCATCCGGCGGTAGCAACCGCGCTGGTTGTGGGCCGCGACACTGCTGCCGGCGACCGCATCCTGGTCGCCTATCACGTGGCCCACGCTGGCGCAGGCGACGCAACCGATCTGCGCGCATGGCTACGCGAACGCTTGCCCGACTATATGGTCCCGAGCGCCTTCGTCCCGCTCGAGGCGTTCCCGCTTTCGGCGCAAGGCAAGGTCGATCTCAACGCGCTCCCACCGCCGTGCGCCGCCGCGCCCGCCGCGCCCTCGGCGCTGCTGGGACCGGTCGAGCAACGACTCGCGCAACTGTGGCGCGAGTTGCTCGGGATCGAAACGCTCGGTCGCGACGACAGTTTTTTCGAGCTGGGCGGGTATTCGCTGCTGGTGATCCGCATGCTCGCCCGCGTGCGACGGCAGGAGCGTCAGGCCATTGCGCCGGTCGACTTCCTCGATCGGCCGACCATCGGTGGGCTTGCCGATCTGCTGGGCGCGCAGCCAGCGCGCCGAGCCGGGCTGCTGATACCGCTGCAGCGCCTGGGTTCGGCGCCCCCCTTGGTCTGCGTTCACCCGATCGGGGGCGACGTGCTCGGTTATGCCGGTCTCGCGCAGGCGCTGGGCGACCACCGCCCGATGCTCGCCTTGCGATCGCCGCCGGGTGGCGCTGGCGCGACGATCGAAGCGATCGCCGAGCGCTATGTCGGCGAACTGCTGCGCAGCTTTCCCGATGCGCGCTGCTTGCTCGGCGGCTGGTCGTTCGGCGGGCTCGTCGCGTTCGAGATGGTCCGCCAGCTCGAAGCGCGCGGGCTGCGCACCGCGGGCCTGGTGCTGCTCGACACCCATCTTCGCGAACCCGATCGGGCGGCACCCGACGATGAAGACCTGCTTACGCGTTTCGCCGGAGACTTCGCCGCCACGCTGGGACGCGACACCGTGGGCGACGCGGCCACCTTTGCCGCGCTCGATCGGAGAGCACGGCGCACGATGCTCAGCGCCGAATTGTTCGCCGCCGACCTGATCGAGGCCGATACCGACGCCGCGCTCGACGCGCATCTATCGACGTTCGCTGCGCACGCCGATGCCGCCGCGCGCTATCGCCCCGGCCGGATCGGCCAGGCCATCACCCTGTTCGCCGCCGACCGCGGCACGGGTCTCCCGCGGCTGGGCGAATGCTGGGCCAACCGAACGACGGGCGCGCTGCGCGGCCGATTGGTCGCGGGCGATCATTACTCGATGCTTCGCCCGCCCCACGTCGCGGGTCTCGCTGCCGCGCTCGCGCAAAGCTTTCCGGCCAGCGATGTCGCGAGGCGGGTGGCATGA